A DNA window from Bos mutus isolate GX-2022 chromosome 11, NWIPB_WYAK_1.1, whole genome shotgun sequence contains the following coding sequences:
- the LOC102266552 gene encoding histone H4-like, with protein MFRLLHNYAHFTSYQGNAQNPLSRLQQHMNQELPDVQAGFRKGRGTKDKTASCCWFTFRETMSGCGKGGKGLGKGGAKCHRKVLRDNIQGITKPAIRRLARRGGVKRISGLIYEETRGDLKVFLENVIRDAVTYTEHAKRKAVTAMDVVYALKRQGRTLYGFGG; from the coding sequence atgttcagactactacACAATTACGCTCATTTCACAAGCtaccaaggtaatgctcaaaatcctttaagcaggcttcaacagcacatgaaccaagaacttccagatgtacaagctggatttagaaaaggaagaggaaccaaagataaaACTGCCAGTTGCTGTTGGTTTACTTTTCGTGAAACCATGTCTGGATGCGGCAAAGGCGGCAAAGGTCTGGGGAAAGGCGGCGCTAAGTGCCACCGTAAGGTTCTGCGCGACAACATCCAGGGCATCACTAAACCTGCTATCCGCCGCCTGGCTCGTCGTGGTGGTGTGAAGCGCATCTCTGGGCTCATCTACGAAGAGACCCGCGGGGACCTGAAAGTGTTTCTGGAGAACGTGATCCGGGACGCGGTCACCTACACCGAGCATGCCAAGCGGAAGGCGGTCACCGCTATGGACGTGGTCTATGCTCTCAAGCGCCAGGGCCGTACTCTCTACGGCTTTGGCGGTTAA